In Deferribacter autotrophicus, a single genomic region encodes these proteins:
- a CDS encoding IS110 family transposase, whose amino-acid sequence MRRFENVVGIDVSKSTLSISFYDGSTHKYYETSNSVRSFTKDFLKKVKGVDWSKVLFMMESTGVYHLKLATHLSRELGYEVSVANPMSIKKYSDMNLRKAKTDKSDSKLIAEYGLEYGYKWRFKPKDELYYEIDSRLKAIEDFQSQINRLNNQIEGFSQLPYEQEEVISCYKDVISAYKSKIKKLEQELEVLLKSRYREEYELVMSIPGVGMKLASIVLGKLECFRNFKRAKEVVSYIGLCPSIRESGTSVRGRGHISRRGNAYIRKILFVCSLSAIRYNKFCSNLYRRLLSSGKAKKLAIIAVANKLIRQIFGVLKNGRPYDPEYLKNLTEVTENG is encoded by the coding sequence ATGAGAAGATTTGAAAATGTGGTAGGTATTGATGTATCAAAGTCGACATTGTCAATAAGTTTTTATGATGGATCTACGCACAAGTATTACGAGACGAGCAATAGTGTAAGATCTTTTACTAAAGATTTTCTTAAGAAAGTAAAAGGAGTAGATTGGTCGAAAGTACTTTTTATGATGGAAAGTACAGGAGTATATCATTTAAAATTAGCCACCCATTTGAGTAGGGAGTTAGGTTACGAAGTAAGTGTAGCTAATCCGATGTCAATAAAGAAATATTCAGATATGAATTTAAGGAAGGCAAAGACAGACAAATCGGATTCCAAATTGATAGCGGAATATGGGCTGGAATATGGTTATAAATGGAGATTTAAACCTAAGGATGAATTATATTATGAGATAGATAGTCGTTTAAAAGCAATAGAGGATTTTCAATCTCAGATAAATAGATTGAATAATCAGATAGAGGGATTTAGCCAATTGCCATATGAACAAGAAGAGGTTATATCGTGTTATAAAGATGTAATTTCCGCCTATAAGAGCAAGATTAAGAAATTGGAGCAGGAACTAGAGGTTTTGTTGAAAAGTCGTTATAGAGAGGAATATGAGTTAGTTATGAGTATTCCTGGAGTAGGTATGAAGTTAGCGTCGATAGTGTTGGGCAAATTGGAGTGTTTTCGTAATTTCAAGAGGGCGAAGGAGGTTGTTAGTTATATAGGTTTGTGTCCTTCTATTAGGGAATCTGGGACATCTGTAAGGGGAAGGGGACATATATCAAGGAGAGGAAATGCTTATATAAGGAAGATATTGTTTGTATGTTCATTGTCAGCGATACGGTATAATAAATTTTGTTCAAATTTGTATAGAAGGCTTTTATCATCAGGTAAAGCGAAGAAATTGGCGATAATAGCAGTAGCGAATAAATTGATAAGGCAAATATTTGGTGTATTAAAAAACGGTAGGCCATATGATCCAGAATATTTAAAAAATTTAACAGAGGTTACAGAAAATGGTTGA
- a CDS encoding BamA/TamA family outer membrane protein: MRVLLFLLIFSISNIFAFENGDLKDLCQKYGYQVASEIKDIFRLENTILYKNCAVRSANLKKYTVTLKGNYVYLDSTLLRVALIRRKEIVEDEAQAAVKRIEKFYKDNGYIDAKVGFTLKNNKCVIDIKEGDLYIISGIELTNVPFKYKMMPFKIFSTKKLNEVIGEIKEKLRENGYFDAKINYSIEYVKYNYPFFNKDKFISSIISVLPFFHKIVKLKINVDTGEKYNIVVKGVVDRKTKKEIIKLFVKNVERIDSFYVGFFKEKSTDLLRSLGYENGYVDVELKDNIILISVFFDKFFKHIDIKLNITPKNSKIETDIFDYLKTSVFDLDTNRLASLLKKVAFNEGYCNPKIKRAYAKEDISVYELYVDISLGKQCKIGEVFLNNERVPLNLSSIKFSDIERIKNELIKQYDNRYFFRYVNFEKFEVKGDKVDLYFKGDLKEYKLKKLIYYDRQAIYKLAVKRYFKKDNKITKYKIDKIRNYLKKVGFYKESSVAVIPINEDEALIAIYNKVENRNQIYGGFGFTSVSGLNAYVGYKRFDFLNHNLNLVLFKSMDEERGSLNLLGYNYLGEDIYDELSFTYRYKKENHYKINSKKIVIQLSKNYIDKTISTNLMFDELREYNLEYDLQLQNRIDEKKEIVGIGGSFTLKDFDMFINPLNGYALSFYGNIYKNVEKSFFYKANVGSTFFKSLLNEKYLFSIVLKSGKLFGNENSIPLSYRFTLGGPQMMKGYGVDDIGEEDSTGKIYGGKSYFYNEVTFNKLIKRNVLIGLFFEAGNANDGYNDIFKYKDLGILFELRTPIGPLKLSYANNYLFSEKKSQAFYITFGRVF, translated from the coding sequence GTGCGGGTATTACTTTTTTTACTGATTTTTAGTATTTCGAACATTTTTGCTTTTGAAAATGGTGACTTGAAAGATTTATGTCAAAAATACGGGTATCAAGTTGCCAGTGAAATAAAAGATATTTTTAGACTCGAAAATACAATATTATATAAAAATTGTGCTGTTAGAAGTGCTAATTTAAAAAAATATACGGTTACTTTAAAAGGGAATTACGTTTATTTAGATAGCACTCTATTAAGGGTTGCGTTAATTAGAAGAAAAGAAATTGTGGAAGATGAAGCTCAAGCTGCAGTAAAAAGGATTGAAAAGTTTTATAAGGATAATGGTTATATTGATGCAAAAGTTGGTTTTACTTTGAAAAATAATAAATGTGTTATTGATATCAAAGAGGGTGATTTATATATCATTAGTGGGATTGAGTTAACCAATGTTCCATTCAAATATAAGATGATGCCTTTTAAAATTTTTTCTACGAAAAAACTTAATGAAGTAATAGGTGAGATTAAAGAAAAATTAAGAGAGAATGGTTATTTTGATGCAAAAATTAATTACAGTATTGAATATGTAAAATACAATTACCCTTTTTTCAATAAAGATAAGTTTATCAGTAGTATTATTTCTGTCTTACCATTTTTTCATAAGATTGTGAAATTAAAGATAAATGTGGATACGGGGGAAAAATACAACATTGTAGTCAAAGGGGTTGTTGATAGAAAAACTAAAAAGGAAATTATTAAACTTTTTGTTAAGAATGTTGAGCGTATAGATAGTTTTTATGTGGGTTTTTTTAAAGAAAAAAGTACTGATTTATTAAGATCACTAGGTTATGAAAATGGTTACGTTGATGTAGAACTGAAGGATAACATCATTCTTATATCAGTTTTTTTTGATAAATTTTTTAAGCATATTGATATTAAGCTTAATATTACTCCTAAAAATAGTAAAATTGAAACAGATATATTTGATTATTTGAAAACGAGTGTATTTGATTTAGATACAAACAGATTAGCATCTCTTTTAAAAAAAGTTGCTTTTAATGAAGGTTACTGTAATCCGAAAATTAAACGTGCTTATGCCAAAGAAGATATTTCAGTCTATGAATTATATGTTGATATCAGTCTTGGGAAACAATGTAAGATTGGAGAGGTTTTTTTAAACAATGAAAGAGTACCTTTAAATTTGAGTTCTATTAAATTCAGTGATATTGAAAGAATAAAAAATGAATTAATAAAGCAGTATGATAATAGATATTTTTTTAGATATGTGAATTTTGAAAAGTTTGAAGTAAAAGGGGACAAGGTTGATTTATATTTTAAAGGGGACTTAAAGGAATACAAGTTAAAAAAATTGATTTATTACGATAGGCAAGCCATTTATAAATTAGCTGTTAAAAGGTATTTTAAGAAAGATAATAAAATTACAAAGTATAAGATAGATAAGATTAGAAATTATTTAAAAAAAGTTGGTTTTTATAAAGAAAGTTCTGTTGCTGTAATTCCAATTAATGAGGATGAAGCTTTAATTGCTATATATAATAAAGTTGAGAATAGAAATCAGATTTATGGTGGTTTTGGCTTTACCTCTGTGAGTGGATTAAATGCCTATGTGGGATATAAAAGATTCGATTTTCTTAATCACAATCTTAATTTAGTTCTTTTTAAATCTATGGATGAAGAAAGGGGGAGTCTGAATTTATTGGGTTATAATTATCTTGGTGAAGATATCTATGATGAACTAAGTTTTACTTACAGATATAAAAAAGAAAATCATTACAAAATCAACTCAAAAAAAATTGTTATTCAACTTTCGAAAAACTATATTGATAAAACTATTTCAACAAACCTTATGTTTGATGAGTTAAGAGAGTATAATTTAGAGTATGATTTACAACTTCAAAATAGGATTGATGAAAAAAAGGAGATAGTAGGAATTGGTGGAAGCTTTACTCTAAAAGACTTTGATATGTTCATAAATCCATTAAATGGTTATGCGCTTAGTTTTTATGGAAATATATATAAAAATGTGGAAAAATCCTTTTTTTACAAAGCAAACGTTGGAAGTACTTTCTTTAAGTCATTACTTAATGAGAAATACTTATTCTCAATCGTATTAAAAAGTGGAAAACTATTTGGTAATGAAAATTCCATACCTTTAAGTTATCGTTTTACGCTTGGGGGACCGCAGATGATGAAAGGGTACGGTGTAGATGATATTGGAGAAGAAGATTCTACGGGTAAGATTTATGGTGGGAAAAGTTATTTTTATAATGAGGTAACTTTTAATAAACTAATTAAAAGAAATGTATTGATAGGTCTATTTTTTGAAGCTGGCAATGCGAATGATGGTTACAATGATATTTTTAAATATAAAGATTTAGGAATACTTTTTGAGTTGAGAACACCTATTGGCCCCTTAAAATTGAGTTATGCTAACAATTATCTTTTCAGTGAAAAAAAATCACAAGCCTTTTACATTACCTTTGGTAGGGTTTTCTAA
- a CDS encoding translocation/assembly module TamB domain-containing protein has protein sequence MLKKIFLKLTHFILGSILFFFIILLLLNIFSAQILNFYISKTFDDKVVIHIGKVKRVFLPIYLDVGDVYFETKKGSLFFKEGSCELNLRAFFSKKPFVNLSFKDIVYVIKENKRGKTNIKFLFDAPFPFYIIRSLSFEDLIVKKESEDSIVIEKLNVQNKDRFQIILRNFSVFEKKLKINDINFELNGKLFKRKLLIQNANVQGIDIDGKFSGYLGKKGYEARFQFTFGTAFLKLFDSKLTGNTKITGKITDGKINAEVVTEKLYYGNDPVLIKGNFEGTLNDLHYAIKKFQYRNIDIAAFGRTDLKSLEGKVLFNKPLVIHQDKERSFTIKNGSYDFHFFKKIGTADFVIIGAEDYRTHLEFRTTGSDIFMENIFINSSSAKLKGHGSYKGKSLKLFFNGVVKNNKELIKLLNFSHHINISFELKLNNEGFVAKGVFKGLSPTKYHNLKISNYNGDFKFDKGILDFKVIGFIQRGKVSVVGQIKKKFNEYKVKVDRLPFNEVLGYFGVKSWINFPVSGETAIKVVDSKVFVKGKVNKVKDIDSLKINFSYESNRLHIDNLVYKNKKYKNPGYIDFKHNKVNFSIRDKDFKYKYEAFQIAGLSIKVKGNLLDPKVLASGNVIHTKLGKFEALLSGNLNNLKLKFYDEGVKGDFNITDLQMLNGVIAINNYNIEKDVKISSFIYLKSEDLKNFNFSSTKSLIYYGNYMVELNDLRGNYKDGILILKGGNLSGDYFKNLKIKEGFFSSKNFNLKLVPERINFENFVVLQSEGELLITGDYENFEIFADVYGKGVINVPELYLNVDVISFNLNINRKRISAYLIGKKLDTYIRVSIFSENLYQLSQYKMILTGKNIFVSKDGFSGVLNVNITKNRGENEIKGDFFITKGIFNYKKMKTISTSSEKLDFPFDFDIHIYSVKPVKLIDDFVDGKAFVRLNVVYKKGKLDVTGLIKSVESYLRIANEKFFVEEGYLKIEGDRPPYIYTKAVGTGSFSYLTIKIYGFLPDYTVEIEDLNPNSRENIFNKARTQSKNVISSFFTGSLLRELTGYTEKLLGINKIGLEETSVSGTKMKDYFKIGRKFSDRLEIKYLVDTEGKGEGFVIGEYLLFDWLKFNITYSNKEGSGAGITFFTDF, from the coding sequence ATGCTAAAAAAAATTTTTCTTAAACTGACACACTTTATTCTTGGTAGTATTCTATTTTTTTTTATTATATTGCTGCTTTTAAATATTTTTTCAGCTCAGATTTTAAATTTTTACATCTCAAAAACTTTTGATGATAAGGTAGTTATTCATATCGGAAAAGTTAAAAGAGTTTTTTTGCCGATATATCTTGATGTGGGGGATGTTTACTTTGAAACTAAAAAAGGTTCATTATTTTTCAAAGAAGGAAGTTGTGAGTTAAACTTAAGAGCTTTTTTTTCCAAAAAACCTTTTGTTAACCTTTCTTTTAAAGATATCGTTTATGTAATTAAAGAGAATAAAAGAGGAAAAACTAATATAAAATTTTTATTTGATGCCCCATTTCCTTTTTATATTATCAGAAGTTTAAGTTTTGAAGATTTGATTGTTAAAAAAGAGTCTGAAGATAGTATTGTTATTGAAAAGCTTAATGTTCAAAACAAAGATAGATTTCAAATAATTTTACGGAATTTTTCTGTTTTTGAAAAGAAGTTAAAAATCAATGATATCAACTTTGAGTTAAACGGGAAATTATTTAAACGTAAGTTATTAATTCAGAATGCTAATGTTCAAGGTATAGATATAGATGGAAAGTTTAGTGGATATTTGGGAAAAAAAGGGTATGAAGCCAGGTTTCAGTTTACTTTTGGAACAGCTTTTTTGAAACTTTTTGATAGTAAGTTAACAGGAAATACAAAAATAACAGGTAAGATAACAGATGGAAAAATTAATGCTGAAGTTGTTACGGAAAAGCTTTACTATGGAAATGATCCTGTCCTAATAAAAGGGAATTTTGAAGGTACATTGAATGATCTTCATTATGCAATTAAAAAATTTCAGTATCGAAATATTGATATAGCAGCTTTTGGAAGGACAGATTTAAAGAGTTTAGAGGGAAAAGTTTTATTTAATAAACCATTGGTTATCCATCAAGATAAAGAGAGAAGTTTCACCATAAAAAATGGAAGTTATGATTTTCATTTTTTTAAAAAAATAGGTACTGCCGATTTTGTAATTATAGGTGCGGAAGATTATCGAACACATTTAGAGTTTCGTACAACTGGATCCGATATTTTCATGGAAAATATTTTTATAAACAGTAGTAGTGCAAAATTAAAGGGGCATGGGAGTTACAAAGGGAAGTCTTTGAAATTATTTTTTAATGGGGTGGTGAAAAATAATAAAGAGTTAATAAAATTACTAAATTTTTCTCATCATATAAACATATCTTTTGAACTTAAACTAAATAATGAAGGTTTTGTTGCAAAGGGTGTTTTTAAAGGGTTGTCACCTACGAAGTATCATAATTTGAAAATCAGTAACTATAACGGGGATTTCAAGTTTGATAAGGGGATTCTCGATTTTAAGGTTATAGGCTTTATTCAAAGGGGTAAGGTTTCAGTGGTTGGACAAATTAAGAAAAAATTTAATGAATATAAAGTTAAGGTTGATAGATTGCCTTTTAATGAAGTGCTTGGTTATTTTGGTGTTAAAAGCTGGATAAATTTCCCTGTTAGTGGTGAAACCGCTATCAAGGTTGTTGATTCGAAAGTTTTTGTAAAAGGAAAGGTAAATAAGGTTAAAGATATTGATTCTTTGAAAATTAATTTTAGTTACGAAAGTAATAGACTACATATTGATAATCTTGTTTATAAAAACAAGAAATATAAAAACCCAGGTTATATAGATTTTAAACACAACAAAGTTAATTTTTCCATAAGAGATAAAGACTTTAAATATAAATATGAAGCGTTTCAGATTGCAGGTTTGAGTATAAAAGTTAAGGGAAATCTTTTAGACCCGAAGGTATTGGCAAGCGGTAACGTTATACATACAAAATTAGGCAAATTTGAAGCTCTTTTATCTGGGAATCTCAATAATTTAAAGCTTAAATTTTATGATGAAGGGGTAAAAGGTGATTTTAATATAACTGATTTACAGATGTTAAATGGTGTAATAGCCATTAATAATTACAATATTGAAAAGGATGTTAAGATTAGTTCATTTATTTATTTGAAATCTGAAGATTTGAAAAATTTTAATTTTAGCTCAACAAAGTCTTTAATTTATTATGGAAACTATATGGTGGAATTGAATGATTTGCGAGGTAATTATAAAGATGGAATTTTAATTTTAAAGGGAGGCAACTTATCGGGTGACTATTTTAAAAATTTGAAAATCAAGGAAGGGTTTTTTTCCTCTAAAAACTTTAATTTGAAATTAGTTCCTGAAAGAATTAATTTTGAAAATTTTGTTGTTCTTCAAAGTGAAGGTGAGCTTTTAATAACAGGTGATTATGAAAATTTTGAGATTTTTGCTGACGTGTATGGCAAAGGTGTAATAAATGTTCCCGAGCTTTATTTGAATGTAGATGTTATATCTTTTAATCTGAATATTAATCGTAAAAGGATTAGCGCTTATTTAATTGGTAAGAAGCTTGATACATATATCAGGGTTTCTATTTTTTCCGAAAATTTGTACCAATTGAGTCAGTATAAAATGATTTTAACGGGTAAAAATATATTTGTTTCCAAAGACGGATTTTCAGGTGTTTTAAATGTTAATATCACTAAAAACAGAGGTGAGAATGAAATTAAGGGGGATTTCTTTATTACTAAAGGTATTTTTAATTACAAGAAAATGAAAACGATTTCAACTTCATCTGAAAAATTAGATTTTCCTTTTGATTTTGATATTCATATATACAGTGTAAAACCTGTTAAGTTGATTGATGATTTTGTGGATGGAAAGGCTTTTGTGAGATTGAATGTGGTATATAAAAAAGGTAAGCTAGATGTAACTGGGTTAATCAAGTCGGTTGAGTCATATTTGAGAATTGCAAATGAAAAATTTTTTGTAGAGGAAGGTTATTTAAAAATTGAAGGTGATAGACCACCTTATATTTATACAAAAGCAGTGGGAACTGGGAGTTTTAGTTATCTAACGATAAAAATTTATGGTTTTTTGCCTGATTATACTGTGGAAATTGAGGACTTAAATCCAAATAGTAGAGAGAATATTTTTAATAAAGCAAGAACCCAATCAAAGAACGTAATATCATCATTTTTTACAGGATCTTTATTAAGGGAGTTAACAGGATATACGGAAAAATTGCTTGGAATAAATAAAATTGGTTTGGAAGAGACTTCAGTTTCAGGAACAAAAATGAAAGATTATTTTAAAATAGGTCGCAAATTTTCTGATAGGTTAGAAATAAAATATTTGGTGGATACAGAGGGGAAGGGTGAGGGGTTTGTAATAGGGGAATATTTATTATTTGATTGGTTAAAATTCAATATAACTTATTCTAACAAAGAGGGCTCTGGTGCGGGTATTACTTTTTTTACTGATTTTTAG
- a CDS encoding N-acetylmuramoyl-L-alanine amidase, whose product MKNYMFRNKFFIITLVFLLFSSLAFADLIDEYNSAKKDLRYIEKSRRVSRQSYILTAEKFYKIYAKAPRSSLADDALYLCAKTYMKSYYRFKNKNDLTNALKYFRLLAANYKSRWAADAYYKAAYIYYLKKDYVSAKYMIKKLRAKYPRSSKVKDAKKLLAKIEKNTKPKQIKSSVRKTAYTSNNSKNVNIKGIRYWSNEDYTRIVIDLNKPAKFEKHWLKKNEKLNLPPRLFVDIYNSSVVGNIPEVINVKDGLISRIRWGRFKDGVTRVVLDTISVKEFSVFQLINPARIVIDVTGEANKSILASRRNNSNKEGNYSDTLASVFGLKIKTIVIDPGHGGKDPGCNYYGLKEKDIVLDVGLHLRKLFKENTKLKVLMTRDRDIFIPLEERTAFANKNRADIFVSIHVNASRNRRAKGVETYVLNVTKDKSALEVAAFENQATEKSLSDLQGILKDIILNSKLEESLILAKSVQDSLVYHIKENSLGVKQAPFYVLVGAKMPSILIETGFLSNKVEARKFATKKYRGEIAEGIFKGLMKYINKYNGR is encoded by the coding sequence GTGAAAAATTATATGTTCAGAAATAAATTTTTTATTATTACTCTAGTATTTCTGCTTTTCAGTTCTCTGGCATTTGCAGATCTGATTGATGAGTATAATTCTGCGAAAAAGGATCTGCGGTACATTGAAAAATCAAGAAGAGTGTCAAGACAGTCTTACATTTTAACGGCAGAAAAGTTTTATAAAATTTATGCAAAAGCTCCACGTTCATCTTTAGCTGATGATGCTCTATATCTTTGTGCAAAAACTTATATGAAAAGTTATTACAGATTTAAGAATAAAAACGATTTGACTAATGCTCTGAAATATTTTCGACTGCTAGCTGCAAACTATAAATCAAGATGGGCAGCGGATGCTTATTATAAAGCAGCTTATATTTATTATTTGAAGAAAGACTATGTTAGCGCAAAGTATATGATTAAAAAATTGAGAGCAAAATATCCAAGAAGCTCGAAGGTTAAAGATGCAAAAAAACTATTAGCAAAGATAGAAAAAAATACAAAACCTAAGCAAATCAAAAGTAGTGTTAGAAAAACGGCATATACAAGTAATAATTCAAAAAACGTTAATATCAAAGGGATAAGATATTGGAGTAATGAGGATTACACGAGAATTGTTATAGATTTGAATAAACCAGCTAAATTTGAAAAACATTGGTTAAAGAAAAATGAAAAGCTTAATCTACCACCGAGACTTTTTGTAGATATTTACAATTCAAGTGTTGTGGGAAATATCCCTGAAGTCATTAATGTTAAAGATGGATTAATTAGCAGGATTAGATGGGGAAGATTTAAAGACGGTGTTACGAGAGTAGTTCTTGATACTATTTCAGTAAAAGAATTCTCAGTTTTTCAATTGATAAACCCTGCAAGAATTGTAATAGACGTTACCGGTGAAGCGAATAAGTCAATACTGGCGAGTAGAAGAAACAATTCTAATAAAGAAGGTAATTATTCTGATACATTAGCATCGGTTTTCGGTTTGAAAATAAAAACTATTGTTATAGACCCAGGGCATGGTGGTAAAGACCCAGGATGTAACTATTACGGTTTAAAAGAAAAAGATATTGTTCTGGATGTGGGGCTTCATTTGAGAAAACTGTTTAAGGAAAACACAAAACTGAAAGTACTGATGACAAGGGATAGGGATATCTTTATTCCTCTTGAGGAAAGGACTGCGTTTGCAAATAAAAATAGAGCTGACATTTTTGTATCAATACATGTTAATGCAAGTAGAAATCGGAGAGCTAAAGGTGTGGAAACATACGTATTGAATGTAACTAAAGATAAATCTGCACTGGAAGTGGCTGCCTTTGAAAACCAGGCAACAGAGAAATCCCTTTCAGATCTTCAGGGTATTTTAAAGGATATTATATTGAACTCTAAGCTTGAGGAGTCTCTGATTCTTGCAAAGAGCGTTCAGGATAGTTTGGTTTATCATATTAAAGAGAATAGTTTAGGTGTAAAACAGGCACCTTTTTATGTCCTTGTTGGAGCTAAAATGCCTTCAATTCTTATAGAAACAGGCTTTTTAAGTAATAAAGTAGAAGCAAGAAAATTTGCTACTAAGAAATACAGAGGGGAGATTGCAGAAGGTATATTTAAAGGGTTAATGAAATATATTAATAAATATAACGGCAGATAG